In Dolichospermum flos-aquae CCAP 1403/13F, the following proteins share a genomic window:
- a CDS encoding DUF1802 family protein: MNKSVSIYNALCLYPPDVEALIQGRIIAAIPSKLLTHGHKFALYPVDTSVNMLSIKAWAKCELCEILDQTTPLDMLSQLTIWKPEIFQEILQNRPHFFLAYLRVYHLPEPLEIRAIPNIQEKLGKFAPLPNNISVSEYKPVLSDQVFIQRKQQLEKREPSLNPELEELQSALSQIANNNPAAQQLDNEIKVFLGWCITPTTNTIDSDLDWIKTITTLGDRSIEKDDTTSNYQAGTNFEIVTRKSLNFLGFKVEEDHKGGAGGLDLYCSQPYSLVCECKAGKSIPHNTVEELDRIGKRHLQENYLQAVRLIIGPGEPTKNLKESAQISKVSIIKAMTLQKLVELKAKYPGAINLIELKQYLEPGQIDDKINEYIDKIEKEIKLRSAIIKTVKELSEQNNDNSQTTHQQVTVTEIRVHYNAINKQNLTNEITHDLLIELSSPLTGYLGREKGNDWKTDKFYYLRDLPIN, encoded by the coding sequence ATGAATAAATCTGTTTCAATCTATAACGCCTTATGTTTATATCCTCCCGATGTTGAAGCTTTAATACAAGGGCGAATTATTGCTGCTATACCTAGTAAATTGCTTACTCATGGGCATAAATTTGCTCTTTATCCTGTTGATACTTCAGTAAATATGCTTTCAATTAAAGCATGGGCTAAATGTGAACTTTGCGAAATTCTAGATCAAACAACTCCTTTAGATATGTTATCTCAATTAACAATCTGGAAACCAGAAATATTTCAGGAAATATTACAAAACCGTCCGCATTTTTTTCTGGCTTATTTGCGGGTTTATCATTTACCTGAACCTTTGGAAATTCGAGCTATTCCCAACATTCAAGAAAAACTAGGAAAATTTGCACCTTTACCTAATAATATTTCTGTATCTGAATATAAACCCGTATTAAGTGATCAGGTATTTATTCAACGTAAACAACAATTAGAAAAACGAGAACCTTCTCTAAATCCTGAACTGGAAGAGTTACAAAGTGCGTTATCACAAATAGCCAATAATAACCCAGCAGCACAACAATTAGACAATGAAATCAAAGTATTTTTAGGTTGGTGCATTACTCCAACTACAAATACAATAGATTCTGATTTAGATTGGATAAAAACAATTACAACATTAGGAGATAGAAGCATAGAAAAAGATGATACTACAAGCAACTATCAAGCAGGTACAAATTTTGAAATTGTTACACGCAAAAGCCTTAATTTTTTAGGATTTAAAGTAGAGGAAGATCACAAAGGTGGTGCTGGAGGTTTAGATTTATATTGTTCACAACCTTATTCTCTAGTTTGCGAATGTAAAGCAGGTAAAAGCATTCCTCATAACACAGTAGAAGAATTAGATAGAATTGGTAAAAGACATCTTCAAGAAAATTATCTTCAAGCTGTGCGGTTAATTATTGGACCTGGTGAACCTACTAAAAACTTGAAAGAATCTGCTCAAATCTCTAAAGTCAGTATTATCAAAGCTATGACATTACAAAAATTAGTTGAACTCAAAGCAAAATATCCAGGTGCGATAAACTTAATTGAATTAAAGCAATACTTAGAACCAGGACAAATTGATGATAAAATTAACGAATATATAGATAAAATAGAAAAAGAGATTAAATTGCGATCAGCGATTATCAAAACTGTCAAAGAACTCTCTGAACAAAATAACGATAATTCACAAACCACCCATCAACAGGTTACAGTTACAGAAATTCGTGTTCATTACAACGCAATTAATAAGCAAAATTTGACAAATGAAATAACTCATGATTTATTAATAGAATTATCATCACCATTAACAGGTTACTTAGGAAGAGAAAAAGGAAACGATTGGAAAACAGATAAATTCTACTACCTACGCGACTTACCAATTAATTAA
- a CDS encoding ribbon-helix-helix domain-containing protein, with protein MQLEIQLDDDCVQKLAYIQEQTNQDFSEAIKQAIEKYYNQVQTNNKPPLAIFKELGLVGCFNGDSDLSVTYKTKMADYLQDKQEVN; from the coding sequence ATGCAATTGGAAATTCAGCTTGATGATGACTGTGTTCAAAAACTTGCGTATATTCAGGAACAGACTAATCAAGATTTTAGTGAAGCTATTAAACAAGCTATTGAAAAATACTATAACCAAGTTCAAACTAATAATAAACCGCCTTTAGCAATATTTAAAGAACTTGGTTTAGTCGGATGTTTTAATGGTGATTCTGATCTGTCTGTTACTTATAAAACAAAAATGGCTGATTATCTTCAGGATAAACAAGAAGTTAATTAA
- a CDS encoding nicotinate-nucleotide adenylyltransferase, with the protein MKIALFGTSADPPTAGHLIILKWLSERYDWVAVWAADNPMKSQQTPLPHRAAMLELLIKDINVANQNIALEQDLSSWKTLETVGKAKLKWGENIEYTLVIGADLVNQLPRWYHVEDLLQQVQLLVIPRPGYIIDDSGLDKVKQIGGKIAIANLIGLDVSSTAFREQGDINTLTPPVIAYIHQQHLYECQYVTKKRF; encoded by the coding sequence ATGAAAATTGCTTTATTTGGTACAAGTGCAGATCCTCCAACTGCTGGACATTTAATAATTCTCAAATGGTTATCTGAACGTTATGATTGGGTAGCTGTATGGGCTGCGGATAATCCCATGAAGTCCCAACAAACGCCTTTACCACACAGGGCAGCAATGTTAGAACTGTTAATTAAAGATATTAATGTTGCTAACCAAAATATTGCCTTAGAACAAGATTTAAGTAGTTGGAAAACTCTAGAAACTGTAGGTAAAGCAAAATTAAAATGGGGAGAAAATATTGAATATACTTTAGTAATTGGTGCTGATTTAGTAAATCAATTACCGCGCTGGTATCATGTTGAAGATTTATTACAACAAGTGCAATTACTGGTAATTCCCAGACCAGGATATATAATAGATGATTCTGGTTTAGATAAAGTTAAACAAATTGGCGGAAAAATTGCCATTGCTAATTTGATTGGTTTAGATGTTTCCTCTACCGCTTTCCGTGAACAAGGAGATATTAATACTCTCACACCTCCCGTCATTGCCTACATTCATCAACAGCATTTGTACGAATGCCAATACGTAACCAAAAAAAGATTTTAA
- a CDS encoding late competence development ComFB family protein, giving the protein MSIEKIVAQALQDGCLTPAMEAEVGRICGNASELLTEEYMALDRLMGALLTGEVVAVPRKQFINVMEELVLSNVIAKVAEIEATSEISLDVGDITAYALNRLPPLYATTEEGAKYQRERANTELDALISQQVSEAICKYLDTPDFFPERQALNKTTGNEVLTQVSTLLQTHAANFEPQ; this is encoded by the coding sequence ATGAGTATTGAAAAAATAGTAGCACAAGCTCTTCAAGATGGTTGCTTGACACCAGCAATGGAAGCAGAAGTTGGGCGGATTTGCGGTAACGCCTCAGAACTGCTAACCGAAGAGTACATGGCTTTAGATCGCCTCATGGGGGCATTGTTGACTGGTGAAGTAGTAGCAGTACCTCGCAAACAATTTATCAACGTCATGGAAGAATTGGTACTCAGCAACGTCATTGCCAAAGTAGCAGAAATTGAAGCAACCAGCGAAATTTCTCTAGATGTGGGCGATATAACCGCCTATGCTCTGAACAGGCTGCCTCCTCTGTATGCAACGACGGAAGAAGGCGCGAAATATCAACGAGAAAGAGCTAACACAGAACTTGATGCTTTAATATCCCAACAAGTTAGCGAAGCCATCTGTAAGTATTTAGATACACCAGATTTCTTCCCAGAACGTCAAGCATTGAACAAGACCACTGGCAATGAAGTTTTAACCCAAGTTAGTACATTGCTTCAGACCCATGCGGCTAATTTTGAGCCACAATAA
- a CDS encoding sensor histidine kinase, whose translation MNLNQVKSIPKWTQLPSPSIFCAEVSMQLSIDTSVAQLQQQVEYLQIQLELERQEHIQEIQQIQKFQTLLQHITEHIRDSLDDRKILTIITQELVDLLQLNRCQIELYNPCLTSATVTYEYSASLPYFQNLTTKIADFPRIYQSLLQKQIWQSIEIVPGHYSGLQMMSQLACPIFDYRGFLGNIWLIRQTEAKFGEQEISFLQQIANKCAIAIRQSRLQAKTKAQIQEIEKQERQKNEFLKQLSQELRTPITNINLAVQTLESLMTPTGILDIEIGSQLLQILHHECGRENKLLNDLLSFAYLKTHSESPTLITIDFPTWLSPIIESFRDVTNCQQQQLHLDISTEIPPFSTDITDLEKIITLLLNQACQCAPAGESITVTADLNAATVELKISISGVEIPHHELSQVFQPFYRIPKHSSWQAQNTGLELILVETMVQRLHGLIHVASANNRITFIMQFPLRPVF comes from the coding sequence ATGAATCTAAATCAAGTTAAATCCATCCCCAAATGGACACAATTACCATCTCCATCCATATTTTGTGCAGAAGTATCTATGCAATTGAGTATAGATACATCCGTTGCCCAATTACAACAGCAGGTAGAATATTTACAAATCCAATTGGAGTTGGAAAGACAGGAACATATTCAAGAAATCCAGCAAATTCAGAAATTTCAGACGTTACTTCAACATATTACTGAACACATCCGCGATAGTCTAGATGATCGGAAGATATTAACAATTATTACTCAAGAATTAGTTGATTTATTACAACTTAATCGCTGTCAAATTGAACTTTATAATCCCTGTTTAACTTCTGCCACAGTTACCTATGAATATAGTGCTAGTTTACCATATTTTCAGAATTTAACCACAAAAATTGCTGATTTTCCCCGAATTTATCAATCCCTATTGCAAAAACAAATCTGGCAATCTATAGAAATTGTCCCAGGACATTATTCTGGATTACAGATGATGAGTCAATTGGCTTGTCCAATTTTTGATTATCGAGGGTTTTTAGGCAATATTTGGCTAATTCGGCAAACAGAGGCAAAATTTGGAGAACAAGAAATATCCTTTTTGCAGCAAATAGCTAATAAATGTGCGATCGCAATTCGTCAATCTCGACTACAGGCAAAAACCAAAGCGCAGATTCAGGAAATAGAAAAACAAGAACGGCAAAAAAATGAATTTCTCAAACAGCTTTCCCAAGAGTTACGCACACCCATTACTAATATTAATCTTGCTGTACAAACATTAGAAAGTCTGATGACACCAACGGGAATTTTAGATATAGAAATAGGATCTCAACTATTACAAATTCTCCATCATGAATGTGGACGAGAAAATAAATTACTTAACGATCTTCTCAGCTTTGCATATCTGAAAACCCATTCGGAATCTCCTACTTTAATTACTATTGATTTTCCAACTTGGTTATCTCCCATTATTGAATCTTTTCGAGATGTTACCAATTGTCAGCAACAACAGTTACACCTGGATATCTCCACAGAAATTCCCCCTTTCTCCACAGATATCACTGATTTAGAAAAAATTATTACCTTGCTACTCAACCAAGCTTGTCAATGCGCTCCCGCAGGTGAATCAATTACAGTTACCGCCGATTTGAATGCAGCCACGGTAGAATTAAAAATCAGTATTTCTGGTGTGGAAATTCCTCACCATGAACTATCACAAGTCTTTCAGCCATTTTACCGCATTCCCAAACATTCCTCATGGCAAGCACAGAACACTGGTTTAGAGTTAATTTTGGTAGAAACAATGGTACAGCGTTTGCATGGATTAATTCATGTTGCAAGTGCAAATAATCGCATCACATTTATCATGCAATTTCCCCTGCGACCAGTTTTTTAG
- a CDS encoding NUDIX hydrolase has translation MPIRNQKKILNPINQQPLADFKVGVDNVIFSVDTAQNRLLVLLVMRQQEPFLNHWSLPGTLVCQGESLEDAAYRIMAEKIKVNNLYLAQLYTFGGPNRDPREKIDSYGVRYLSVSYFALVRFEEAELIADKVAGIAWYPVKQLPQLAFDHNEIITYGHGRLKNKLEYSPVAFEVLPETFTLNDLYQLYTTVLGENFADYSNFRARLLKLGFLSDTGIKVSRGAGRPASLYKFDKEAFAPFKDKPLVFI, from the coding sequence ATGCCAATACGTAACCAAAAAAAGATTTTAAACCCCATAAATCAACAACCTTTAGCTGATTTTAAAGTTGGTGTTGATAATGTGATTTTTTCTGTAGATACTGCCCAAAATCGGTTGTTAGTTCTCTTAGTCATGCGACAGCAAGAACCATTTTTAAATCATTGGAGTCTTCCTGGCACTTTAGTTTGTCAAGGAGAATCTTTAGAAGATGCTGCTTATCGGATTATGGCTGAGAAAATAAAGGTAAATAATCTTTATTTAGCACAACTTTATACTTTTGGTGGTCCAAATCGTGACCCCAGGGAAAAAATTGATAGCTACGGAGTCCGTTATTTATCAGTTAGTTATTTTGCCTTAGTCAGATTTGAAGAAGCAGAATTAATTGCTGATAAAGTCGCAGGTATTGCTTGGTATCCTGTCAAACAATTACCACAATTAGCATTTGACCACAATGAAATTATTACCTATGGACATGGAAGATTAAAAAACAAATTAGAATATAGTCCAGTAGCTTTTGAAGTCTTACCAGAAACTTTTACCTTAAACGATTTGTATCAACTATACACCACAGTTTTAGGGGAAAATTTTGCCGATTATTCTAATTTTCGAGCGCGGTTACTAAAGTTAGGTTTTTTATCAGATACCGGAATTAAAGTATCACGAGGTGCGGGTCGTCCTGCCAGTTTGTATAAGTTTGATAAAGAAGCATTCGCACCCTTTAAAGATAAACCTTTGGTGTTTATTTAA
- a CDS encoding P-loop NTPase fold protein: MTDTPISPIEAVNAAINSHNPFINAGIVKEQDVWGKGVPDVPTLNAHASNQVFKAIEFVRKSQSSQDKVTSIAITAQQGVGKTHLLSRIRHELEKVGGALFVYAGGNNYTDLNLVKYQFQQTLADSLSKTGSQEVMQWQEVAAAMANEGRENATTPAELVKKFDQAYKSSLAKNKNLMNALQKQIIKNKSDADPYIIRAILWTLSETQAPYAIKWLSGEELAQLNADELGLPNPSKTNQDREAEALKNIQQILNLVGYYNSIIICFDEIDVKNNSTEDGSQQKV, from the coding sequence ATGACAGATACCCCTATTTCTCCCATAGAAGCCGTTAATGCTGCAATTAATAGTCACAATCCATTTATTAACGCTGGGATTGTTAAAGAACAGGATGTTTGGGGAAAAGGAGTCCCCGACGTACCCACATTAAATGCCCATGCTTCTAATCAAGTTTTTAAAGCCATTGAATTTGTTCGCAAAAGTCAATCTAGTCAAGATAAAGTAACTTCAATTGCTATTACTGCACAGCAGGGAGTTGGTAAAACCCATCTTTTGAGTCGCATTCGTCATGAACTGGAAAAAGTAGGTGGTGCTTTATTCGTTTATGCAGGTGGTAATAACTATACAGACTTAAATTTAGTTAAGTATCAATTTCAGCAAACTTTAGCAGATAGTCTCAGTAAGACTGGTAGCCAAGAAGTCATGCAATGGCAAGAAGTAGCCGCAGCTATGGCCAACGAAGGTAGAGAAAATGCTACTACTCCAGCAGAGTTAGTCAAAAAATTTGACCAGGCATATAAAAGTAGTTTAGCTAAAAATAAAAATCTCATGAATGCTCTGCAAAAACAGATTATTAAAAATAAATCTGATGCAGATCCCTATATTATTCGAGCTATTCTATGGACACTTTCAGAAACCCAAGCCCCTTATGCAATTAAATGGCTATCTGGTGAAGAATTAGCTCAATTAAATGCTGATGAATTGGGATTACCCAATCCTAGTAAAACTAATCAAGATAGAGAAGCTGAGGCTCTTAAAAATATTCAACAAATTTTGAATTTAGTTGGTTATTACAACTCGATTATTATTTGTTTTGATGAAATAGATGTTAAAAATAACTCCACTGAGGATGGTTCCCAACAGAAAGTGTAA
- a CDS encoding aspartate ammonia-lyase, producing MTNNSDFRIEKDSMGDRQIANNVYYGIQTQRAIENFPISGIKPLPTYINAGLYIKKAAAIVNGELDCIPADISKAIIQATNEILAGELRDQFVVDVYQAGAGTSHHMNINEVLANRALEILGDQKGNYKLVSPNDHVNYGQSTNDVIPTAIRIGGLLALSRTLQPALEQAISALEAKAIEFQDIVKSGRTHLQDAVPVRLGDNFGAWAQILSEHQNRLYIASGDLMVLGLGGSAAGTGMNTHPEYRQRVVDILSQLLEFPLEPAPHLMAAMQSMGAFVNVSGSLRNLAQDLVKISHDLRLMDSGPKTGFKEIQLPPVQPGSSIMPGKYNPVMAEMTSMVCFQVMGYDNAIAFAAQAGQLELNVMMPLIAYNLIHSIEILGNTISALTTSCIQGITANKERCLAYAEGSLALVTALNTHIGYLNAAAVAKESLETGKSIRQIVLEKGLMTETELATVLDLNQMSAIVPLK from the coding sequence ATGACTAACAATTCAGATTTTCGCATTGAAAAAGACTCAATGGGCGATCGCCAAATTGCCAACAACGTTTATTATGGTATTCAAACCCAAAGGGCGATCGAAAATTTCCCCATTAGCGGTATTAAACCTTTACCTACTTATATAAATGCTGGTTTATATATTAAAAAAGCTGCCGCTATTGTCAACGGAGAATTAGATTGTATTCCCGCAGATATCAGTAAAGCGATTATTCAAGCCACTAATGAAATCCTAGCAGGTGAATTACGAGATCAGTTTGTGGTTGATGTTTATCAAGCCGGTGCAGGAACTTCTCACCACATGAATATTAACGAAGTTTTGGCAAATCGCGCTTTAGAAATTCTCGGTGATCAAAAAGGTAATTATAAACTCGTTAGTCCCAATGATCATGTAAACTATGGACAGTCTACCAATGATGTTATCCCCACAGCCATTCGCATTGGTGGCTTATTGGCACTTTCTCGCACTTTACAACCAGCTTTAGAACAGGCAATTTCGGCTTTAGAGGCAAAAGCTATAGAATTTCAAGATATCGTCAAATCTGGCAGAACCCACCTCCAAGACGCTGTACCTGTGCGATTAGGGGATAATTTTGGTGCTTGGGCGCAAATCCTCTCAGAACATCAAAACCGTCTTTACATTGCTTCTGGGGATTTAATGGTATTGGGTTTAGGTGGTAGTGCTGCGGGAACAGGTATGAATACTCACCCGGAATATCGGCAAAGAGTTGTGGATATCCTGTCGCAATTGTTGGAATTTCCCCTAGAACCTGCACCCCATTTAATGGCTGCTATGCAAAGTATGGGGGCTTTTGTGAATGTTTCCGGGTCCTTGCGAAATTTAGCCCAGGATTTGGTGAAAATATCCCACGATTTACGGTTAATGGATTCTGGTCCCAAAACTGGATTTAAGGAAATTCAACTTCCTCCAGTCCAACCTGGTTCTTCAATTATGCCCGGAAAATATAATCCTGTGATGGCAGAGATGACATCAATGGTATGTTTTCAGGTTATGGGATATGATAATGCGATCGCTTTTGCTGCCCAAGCAGGACAATTAGAATTAAATGTGATGATGCCCCTCATTGCCTATAATTTAATTCACAGCATTGAGATCTTAGGTAACACAATTTCGGCTTTAACTACAAGCTGCATTCAAGGAATTACTGCTAACAAAGAACGTTGTTTAGCCTATGCTGAAGGTAGTTTAGCATTAGTCACCGCCTTAAATACCCATATTGGTTATTTGAATGCTGCGGCTGTAGCTAAGGAATCTTTAGAAACAGGTAAATCTATCCGGCAAATAGTTCTAGAAAAAGGTTTAATGACAGAAACAGAATTAGCAACAGTCTTGGATTTAAACCAAATGAGTGCAATTGTTCCTTTAAAATAA
- a CDS encoding M23 family metallopeptidase → MTTMTNTINPQHKLRGFSIINPTKILIGIIATVPIALGLPAKALEIQVLPKNPQLGDTISVVIEADSQEKISNPTVTVGETTYPAFEIAPRQYRSFIPTTPLEKAGVRTIRISQDGQEQNLSIKVRDRKFPVQRITLPPGKAGVNATEYELKRVKELKALQTPKKYWHGLFLTPNAGRTSTKYGVRRYYNGEFANDYYHRGQDYAGATGSSVVTPAAGKVALVGTVSQGFRVHGNVVGIDHGQGVISIFMHLSRIDVKEGDFVQAGQKIGAVGSTGASTGPHLHWGLYVNGQSVDPIPWKSQQID, encoded by the coding sequence ATGACCACCATGACTAACACTATTAATCCACAGCATAAATTGCGAGGTTTTAGTATCATCAACCCTACCAAAATATTAATAGGTATAATTGCCACTGTTCCCATAGCTTTAGGCTTACCCGCAAAAGCTTTAGAAATACAGGTATTACCTAAAAATCCCCAATTGGGAGATACAATTTCCGTAGTAATTGAGGCAGATTCCCAAGAAAAGATTAGTAACCCCACAGTAACAGTTGGGGAAACAACATATCCAGCTTTTGAAATTGCCCCTCGTCAATACCGTTCTTTTATTCCCACAACTCCCTTAGAAAAAGCTGGAGTGAGAACAATCAGAATTTCCCAAGACGGACAAGAACAAAACTTATCAATAAAAGTGCGCGATCGCAAATTTCCCGTGCAACGCATCACCTTACCACCCGGAAAAGCTGGAGTTAATGCTACCGAATACGAACTCAAGCGAGTAAAAGAATTAAAAGCCTTACAAACACCGAAAAAATATTGGCATGGCCTGTTTCTCACCCCCAACGCGGGGCGAACCTCTACTAAATATGGTGTCCGTCGCTACTACAATGGCGAATTTGCCAATGACTACTACCATCGTGGACAAGACTATGCAGGAGCAACAGGTTCATCTGTAGTTACCCCAGCGGCGGGGAAAGTGGCTTTAGTTGGTACAGTATCCCAAGGCTTCCGCGTTCATGGTAACGTAGTCGGCATTGATCACGGTCAAGGTGTTATCAGTATTTTCATGCACCTAAGTCGGATTGATGTCAAAGAAGGTGATTTTGTGCAAGCAGGGCAAAAAATTGGTGCAGTCGGTTCAACTGGCGCATCTACCGGACCACACTTACACTGGGGTTTGTATGTAAACGGACAATCTGTTGATCCAATCCCTTGGAAATCTCAACAAATTGATTAA
- a CDS encoding type II toxin-antitoxin system VapC family toxin produces MTAILDISFLVATVDIKDENYGRILDVIVDSKEVLVLPTTVLPEVCHLLASRLGYPTTRQVLTELANSNVIIEGIDKTDLKRVTEILDQYTDSKLNFVDATIVAIAERMNITKIFTLNKPIFSIISPQHCAGFEIFP; encoded by the coding sequence ATGACGGCTATTTTAGATATAAGTTTCTTAGTGGCAACTGTTGATATTAAGGACGAAAATTATGGGCGTATCCTTGATGTTATAGTTGATTCAAAGGAAGTATTGGTTTTACCAACGACAGTTTTACCTGAAGTTTGTCATTTGCTTGCTTCTCGGTTAGGATATCCGACAACAAGACAGGTTTTAACTGAATTAGCTAATAGTAATGTCATTATTGAAGGGATTGATAAAACTGATTTAAAAAGGGTGACGGAGATTCTAGACCAATATACTGATAGTAAGTTAAACTTTGTGGATGCAACGATTGTTGCTATTGCGGAAAGGATGAATATTACTAAGATTTTTACTTTAAATAAACCTATTTTTAGTATTATTAGTCCACAACATTGTGCCGGTTTTGAGATATTTCCTTAA
- a CDS encoding NAD+ synthase, translated as MKIAIAQINPIIGDLPGNTQKILEMSQQAASENVRLLLTPELSICGYPPRDLLVNPSFIEVIDNTLQKLAEDLPANLAVLVGTVVKNSQAHISGGKNLFNSIALLENGKIQQFFHKRLLPTYDVFDEKRYFEPGVEANYFILDHLKIGVTICEDLWNDEEFWGKRSYAVNPIADLANLGVDLIVNLSASPYTVGKQHLREAMLKHSVVNFQQPIIYTNQVGGNDDLVFDGRSFALNKQGEIVCRAKGFVSDFLTVEFNSNKQDLDFGDISPVDESEDEEIWNALVLGVKDYVGKCRFSKVLLGLSGGVDSALVAAIATAALGKENVIGVLMPSPYSSEHSISDALTLAANLDIQTQLLPIGELMAGFDNSLDELFAGTEFGIAEENLQSRIRGNLLMAISNKFGYLLLSTGNKSEVAVGYCTLYGDMNGGLSVIADVPKTRVYSICKWLNSHQQKEVIPENILTKAPSAELKPGQVDQDSLPPYEILDDILDRLIHQHQSATEIISAGHEPAIVDRVLQLLSRAEFKRRQAAPGLKITDRAFGTGWRMPIASSWSALRNTSSP; from the coding sequence ATGAAAATTGCTATTGCTCAAATTAATCCTATTATTGGTGACTTACCAGGAAATACTCAAAAAATCCTGGAAATGTCACAACAAGCAGCATCAGAAAATGTTCGTTTATTATTAACACCTGAATTATCAATTTGTGGTTATCCACCGAGGGATTTATTAGTTAATCCTAGTTTTATAGAAGTAATTGATAACACATTGCAAAAATTAGCTGAAGATTTACCTGCAAATTTAGCTGTATTAGTGGGAACTGTTGTTAAAAATTCCCAAGCGCACATTTCTGGAGGAAAAAATTTATTTAATAGCATTGCTTTATTAGAAAATGGTAAAATTCAGCAATTTTTCCATAAAAGGCTATTACCTACCTATGATGTTTTTGATGAAAAACGCTATTTTGAACCAGGAGTAGAAGCCAATTATTTTATATTAGATCATCTGAAAATTGGTGTAACAATTTGCGAAGATTTATGGAATGATGAGGAATTTTGGGGTAAGCGGAGTTACGCGGTTAATCCTATTGCTGATTTAGCAAATTTAGGAGTAGATTTAATTGTGAATTTATCCGCTTCACCTTACACTGTTGGTAAACAACATCTGCGAGAAGCGATGTTAAAACATAGTGTAGTTAATTTTCAGCAACCGATTATTTATACAAATCAAGTTGGTGGAAATGATGATTTAGTTTTTGACGGACGCAGTTTTGCTTTAAATAAACAAGGTGAAATTGTTTGTCGTGCAAAAGGTTTTGTATCTGACTTTTTGACTGTTGAATTTAATAGCAATAAACAAGATTTAGATTTCGGTGATATTTCTCCTGTTGATGAATCTGAAGATGAGGAAATTTGGAATGCTTTGGTTTTGGGAGTAAAAGATTATGTTGGTAAATGTCGCTTTTCTAAAGTATTATTGGGTTTAAGTGGAGGAGTTGATTCCGCTTTAGTTGCGGCTATTGCGACTGCGGCATTAGGAAAGGAAAATGTGATTGGTGTGTTAATGCCTTCTCCCTATAGTTCGGAACATTCGATTAGTGATGCTTTAACATTAGCAGCAAATTTAGATATTCAAACTCAACTTTTACCTATTGGGGAATTAATGGCAGGTTTTGATAATTCCCTAGATGAATTATTTGCAGGAACAGAATTTGGGATTGCGGAAGAAAACCTGCAATCTCGAATTCGTGGTAATTTATTAATGGCAATTTCTAATAAATTTGGCTATCTACTTTTATCTACTGGCAACAAATCAGAAGTTGCTGTTGGTTATTGCACCCTTTATGGTGATATGAATGGTGGTTTATCAGTCATTGCTGATGTTCCCAAAACTCGCGTTTATTCTATCTGCAAATGGTTAAATTCTCATCAACAAAAAGAAGTTATTCCCGAAAATATTCTCACGAAAGCACCAAGCGCAGAACTTAAACCGGGTCAAGTTGACCAAGATTCTCTTCCACCTTATGAAATTTTAGATGATATTCTCGACCGTTTGATTCATCAACATCAATCAGCAACAGAAATTATTAGCGCAGGTCATGAACCGGCAATTGTAGATAGAGTATTACAATTATTATCTCGTGCGGAGTTTAAACGCCGACAAGCAGCACCGGGATTAAAAATTACTGACCGCGCTTTTGGGACTGGTTGGAGAATGCCTATTGCTAGTAGTTGGTCAGCGTTGAGGAATACTTCTTCTCCATAA
- a CDS encoding aspartyl protease → MIEGYFGDGGQLFFEIDLINADGLNLPVETMLDTGFTGFLAINKQDLEALNWQFIREQELITAQGEKAFDLYLGKVILDNQEYEIPVYAGDELTEILLGSAWLEFLPLVVNFPDGILTLG, encoded by the coding sequence ATGATAGAGGGTTATTTTGGTGATGGGGGACAGCTATTTTTTGAAATTGATTTGATTAATGCTGATGGTTTAAATTTACCTGTAGAGACCATGTTAGATACTGGCTTTACAGGTTTTCTAGCAATTAATAAACAAGATTTAGAAGCACTAAATTGGCAGTTTATTCGTGAACAAGAATTGATCACAGCCCAAGGAGAAAAAGCTTTTGATTTATATTTAGGTAAAGTGATTTTGGATAATCAAGAGTATGAAATTCCTGTTTATGCTGGAGATGAATTAACGGAAATTTTATTGGGTTCAGCGTGGTTGGAGTTTTTGCCTTTGGTGGTGAATTTTCCAGATGGTATTTTGACTTTGGGATGA